In Pyrus communis chromosome 15, drPyrComm1.1, whole genome shotgun sequence, the genomic stretch ATCTGTTTTGACTtcttaaaaactataataatttttagttattgaataaaatttcaaatgctCGGATCAGTTAATTCGATGAGCTTTGTGGAAGAGCTCCGTGCGTAAAATCCACGACCGTGTTTATATATAATTACTCATCTCCTTTTTCCTCTTGGACCAAAGTTTCAAGGCTCAGTCTTCTTCTCACATATTCCGCTCAGtttcctctcctctctcctccttcAGCTAAcggtatctctctctctagggttagggttttacaGTTGTACTTCTCTGATGAATGCTCGCTAATTTCTTTATttacaataatattttttttttaattttgagatttgGATATGCAATTTTCACTTTACAGTTCTGAGTGCGAGTTCAATGTCGAATTTCATGGCTGCTTCGAATCAGAATACGAATCCGAACAAGTCCTTTGAGGTGAATTCGATTCACTTGCAGTTATTCTGCAGTTGTTCTTCgattttgctttttgttttgatttttttggattttcttcgttaatttagtttcctttttcttttaatttttaatattttaggtcacCCCTCCACCGAACGACTCGATATCGAGCCTAAGCTTCAGTCCCAAGAGTAACATTCTGGTCGCCACCTCCTGGGATAACCAGGTATGTGTGTATGTGGCCTTAcattctgtttggttgctgagaaagttTTTTTTCTATAGGATTTGATTGGATTTCTGTCATCAGACTACACTATGCTTATGCTTATTGCTTATGTAGATACACCGTTGGGCATTGGATTGAATTTTACAATTTCTTGTCTTATCTTTGCAACCAAACTAACAGTTTATTGGTAGGATTAACTATTAAGTAATGACTGCTGGTATGCCCGTGTTTAGGTACGATGCTGGGAGATACACTATGTGTGTATGTGGCCTTAcattctgtttggttgctgagaaagttTTTTTTCTATAGGATTTGATTGGATTTCTGTCATCAGACTACACTATGCTTATGCTTATTGCTTATGTAGATACACCGTTGGGCATTGGATTGAATTTTACAATTTCCTGTCTTATCTTTGCAACCAAACTAACAGTTTATTGGTAGGATTAACTATTAAGTAATGACTGCTGGTATGCCCGTGTTTAGGTACGATGCTGGGAGATACACCAGAGTGGACAAAATCTTGCTAGTGTGCCCAAGGCATCCATATCGCATGACCAACCGGTATcgtctctctcattctctccataTTACATGAAACTAGTTCGGTAGTCAACTTATTTTGTTTCGCGAGTTTGAATTCCAACATCTTGTGGAATTATGGATATGTACACAACAATGTATCAACtatagttttaaattataacTAGGGTATGAATTAGAAATACCTGTTGAGGTTATAAATGCTAGATGGCCTGCCTTTACTTGTGGAATTCGAACTTGGAACTTTTGTCTGCTCCACTGGCAGAGTTAGGGGAGTTTACATCTGGCCATGGCCCTCTGATATGATCCTTAACTTCTGATCTTCATAGTGACTTAGGGTTATTCTGGTTGaatacaaaacaaacaaaagtatTGCTGTTTGTTTCCAGATGTATTACTCAGGAATTGAGATAAGAGTAGTTTTATGTGatactaaatataaaaaaacaggGAGATATACATTGgttgcaaattttttttaaggttacAATTGgactcaaaattttgtttaggtAAAAAACAGTGCAATCTCTGTGTAGAAGGTCAAATTATGGAATTGTAATTATGGGACGTCTGAGACATGTCTCTGCAATGAAGATGTCAAGGTCAATTGCTTTACAATTGTTATATGTTGTTGATTTTAAGCAAGTAATTTTTGTACTGTTATTATACGATCTGATTTAAAAAGATAAAGTCCTTAGAGTAAGGAtcaccactatttcaaagatTTATCGATAAATACATATGTTTGTACATGCACAAGCATGTGCATTTAATTTGAGACCACATTAGATCAATGTAGAAATTTTGTGATATAACTTGGAGTGATGCATGTCTATCTATATAGGTTTTGTGCTCAACCTGGAAGGATGATGGATCAACAGTGTTCTCCGGAGGGTGCGACAAGCAAGTTAAGATGTGGCCTTTGGCTGGTAACCAACCAGTGACCGTTGCCATGCATGAAGCACCCATAAAAGAGATTGCATGGATCCCAGAGATGAACTACTTAGTCACAGGAAGCTGGGACAAGACTTTGAAGTAATTTAAACATACCCGTTGTTTTTATCTAGTTTGAGCTATCTGAATTTGTATACCAGAAATTTTAGTGGGGTTCTTgttaaaattaatttcttaaagaagttttttttcttcttcttttaatgTATGACCTTTGCTACCCATATTCAGGTATTGGGATCTGAGGCAGCAAACTCCAATCCATACCCAACCTCTACCTGAGCGCTGCTACACTCTATCAGTGAGATACCCTCTAATGGTTGTTGGCACTGCAGACAGAAATCTGATTGTTTTTAACTTGCAAAACCCACAGGTATCATTTTATATGTAAGGGTTATCAGATAGCATTTCTTTTATCAATTTGATGCAACAAGAATACATTGACAAATTAAAGCAGCTTAGTTCTTCAGTAACTTTGTTTACTCCTAGACTCCTAGtttccaaaattaacatttgtctaggcttttaattattttttgcggTACCCTGAGGATAagcttcttgttcttttttaagttttcaagtCCAGTCAATGGATTTGGGATTTGTTATCTAAAAGATTCTAATATTTGACTGGGTCACCTTCATTGACATGCTATTTTTTGCTTCTGATTTCAATTATTTCCAATTACCAACAGACAGAATTCAAGAGAATTGTTTCACCCCTAAAGTATCAAACAAGGTGTGTTGCTGCATTTCCTGATCAGCAAGGATTCTTGGTAAGTATTTGATCTTCCCTTCAAAATTGTTCtttacttatttttttgtcCTTGTAGTTTTCTATTTGGTTTCTCTCTGAAAGTATAGTTGTTCTCTTAGTTATCTAGGGGAGGCGGAAACCATGAAAATTATGAGCGCTGAcaagttaatttaaaattttttgactTGGATTATAGTGCTATAATTTTTCACTATGAGATGGGTGTTTTCGTGCTTCCACTAAAGCACAGGGGAGATTGTGTAATTTATTTGCTCAAATGTATTATAGcctttttgaaaatttgatgttGATATCATTGGTCATAAGACTCATAACTGATATACCACTTTGCCATCAGTTCTACCATTTGCCATTGTACTTTCTGTTTTAACTATAGTGATTATTGAACAGGACATAGGGTCAGTCATACtctctttttattcttttgtttcatAACCTATTTATCTTGTCTGAATAATTATTGAATTATATTAATTATGATTCTGACATTATTCTCCGACCAGGTTGGTTCTATTGAAGGGAGGGTTGGTGTACATCATCTGGATGATGGACTACAAGGTAAAAACTTTACCTTCAAGTGCCATAGAGAGGGCAATGAGATATACTCAGTCAACTCTCTGAACTTCCATCCTGTAAGATTCCTTTATCTTTTTCCTTTGTTTGTAATCATGTCTGGACGGTGTATTGAGGGTCCAACGTATTTATTTTAGGTTGTTTATATTcttgttttaaaatttaagatagataagaaaaaggaaaggacATTAAGAGGAGAGATGATGGGGTGAAGGAGATATAAATACATTAGAgtttgaaactcaaaagtcaAAACATTTTGAAGTGAAATGTTTATGGTTTTCGCTACATGCATTCTTCTTCACCTCTGTAATGTCTCatcttgctctttcctttttCCTGTTTCTTTTCACTCTCTTCAATTCTGAAAGATAAAAAGCAAAAATGTTTCTAAATAAACCTTGaattactatttttcttttgttttgaagtTATCTTTTATATCACGTACTGGATTAAATTGGTTGTTGGATTGTCATAGTGTATGAGAATCTGTAAAGTTACATAGCTATGTTTACTGGATTATTTTGTCTGAATAGCAGCTTTGGTCAAGTTAAATCTTACTTCATGTTCGAATTTGTCTTCTTTTAGGAATGAGTTTACTTCAGAATCAATATTTGGAATGCCTAATTATTTGACAGTTTCCATCCAACTAGTTTATACAACATTTAGTCTGTTCATTATGGTTATTGTTAGGTTGTTGAGTGAGATGTTGGATAAATTCTGAGGCttcatttttggttttctattaTTTGTCAAACATTAGAGCTTATTTTGTGTTCCTCGATCAGGTCCATCACACATTTGCTACCGCTGGTTCTGACGGTTCTTTCAATTTTTGGGATAAGGATAGCAAACAGAGACTAAAGGTTTCTTCCACATCTATTTTCTActgcttttgtttttgtattatgCTTAAACTATGAGCATCTTGACTGTTGGGTTCTGATCAGTTCAAGTTACCGCTAATCTGGTGATATATTTGGTTACTGATAATTTGTTTTGTACGCGTACAAGTGTCTAATAGAGGGTTTTCTGATTTTTTCAGGCAATGGCGAGGTGCAGTCAACCTATACCTTGCAGTGCTTTCAACAATGATGGTTCCATATTTGCATACGCAGTAAGTCTCTTTCTTTGTGATTTTGCAACTAATATGAGGGTTCTGTGTCTGAGGTTTGTCGTTCAAACTTTCATGGGACTGACTCATGGTGTACAACTTgtttagaaaaaggaaaataccaTCCATACTTTTCTGGTTTTCCTCTTTTAAATCTGGGTCGGAAATGAATGGAGTCTGGAAGTTGTATACATCCATAGAAGTTGTGTTCTTCAACTGGTATAAAGTGGTAGAAGTAGGTTGTATCCACTGCAACTTCAGGCAATACCTTTGCGTATGCATTTTTATTGTACTTCTTGCAATGATGACAACCTTCATGCAATTTTGATTATACCTCCAATGAACCTTTCGCTCTGTAGACTTGCTTGTCTTTCACTATTGTTTCTGTCGAGATTATACCGCATGGCTTGCCATCGTTATTTGTGGTCTTGTGCCGTTGTAGTTGTGTCTTTCTGTATTCAAGTGACTGCTGGTTTATGGTTCTAATCTTTGAGAGCCAATTCGACTCGAAAACTGGTTGCGCAAATTCCTTATATTTTACTctcataatttttaaatattttactgAAGATCCTTTCCGACGTATGTTTCTAGGTTTGCTATGATTGGAGCAAGGGCGCTGAAAATCATAATCCTGCTACCGCAAAGAACTACATTTACCTCCACGTGCCCCAGGTACGTTTCTGACCGTACGTTTCCAGTAATTTTGTTGATGAAGGCCTGGAAATACTCAAACTGCATTGTTACCCTTTTTGTGGCTGCAGGAAGCCGAGGTTAAAGGCAAGCCAAGAATCAACGCTGGAAAACGGTGAAGCTGTCGTGTCGGGTATGGGCTATTTTGTGCATACGACGTTTTTTAGTTGGCAAACGTGTGTGATCAAGGCGGCATTCTGTATGTCTAGTTTACATGGGAAGATAATTGTCTAGTTTAGATAGGAAGATTGTTGTTCTGGTGCTATTTTGAGTTGCCATCTCCGGAGAGGCGGCTAGGTTGTCGACACGATCTCGTTCTTGTTCCGTTGTGCCGAGAATTCAAAACATATAAATTTCTTTGCTAAATTTCAATGAGCTTGAGGTTTCTTGTTATTCTGATGCGATCTTACATGTTCTAAATTAGGCATTTACTCGACGTCGTTCCTAAACTGTTCCTAAACTTAACTACTTCAATTGCTAGTGGTTACGGTTAAATATTAACAGtcatttttaaaactaaaattagttTCTTTCTTAAATACAACGATATTTATTTAGGTAGAAGATAAATTGATATCGAACTCGTTATTAAAGTAAAATGCTTTAATTGATTTtagaaatacaagaagagaCCCATTAAACACCGAACCCACGCGCATACTATTTAGAGAAACCAAACCCAGACTCAAACAACTGAGTACGGTTCATCCACTGGTAATTGTCTTTTCCGGTCGGTTCGGTttatttttggaagaaaaatcAAACCTATTGAGTTGGATTTTTTTGTcagttgaaatttaattttatacatcattcacataaaaaattaaaccaaatgGTGTGGAGACCACTTCTAATGTTTCAACAatgtgaaattgaaataaaataagaagaGAATACCAAAATTTCAATCAAAAGAAACGTAAATGAACATTATGATTCATTGTTCAAATGAAAACCAACAACAAACTTCAATTATTGTCATCCCTAAATGTGTACCTTGCTTATATATTACCAATCGGGATGTGTGATATGTCATGAGAAAATTCGGGTTAGAAATCGgattgggtttggtttgggttgACATGGGAAGGCAAGAACTCAACCCAAACCTAACCTAATAAATGAATGGGTTGAGTGGAGTAGAGTTTGAGCGAGTTTTTACTTCATATTAACTTGCTTGATTGGGTTTGAAATTGAGTTGGGCATGGGCTGATTCGAGTTGACTGAACTCAAGTTGCACCTCTAGATAAACATCGTATGAACAATTTCTATTCTATCACAATATAATATCTATAAATGTACTGTTATTCACACACTCacttttacttttcacatatcTGCCTCAATTTTCGGCCATCAGatcaaagaaattgaaaaagatgaatgacaaaaaataaacaaggaTGTGTGAGATGTAAAAATGAGTGAGTGAATAACACTATCCTATCTATAATTCTCATGTCGATCTTTCTACTTAAGCAACATATATTTATAGAGTAATACTAGGgagacaaaatttgtaaaccaaataatgtatcaccaataaaaattgaacacgtttatcaacgtttaagtaataatttaaccaccaattttcatgtcattttatttacaaaaatttatCTATAAATTAGTTTTACTAACATTActcatatttataatatatattccaATTTCCCAACCATTCTTGTACTCCCTCGTCGTGTTTACTCAAGGTGAAGAATAATGTTGTGCTggcgttcaaaaaaaaaaaaaaaagaataatgttGTGCGTGCAGTCGAATGTCATCAAGTCAAGAAGGGCATATGGTGGGGCCGGGGGACAGATCGTGGTTGAAGAAcaattttcacccaaaaaataataatatagtaattggaaatgaagaaaaaataaatataaacaaaagaagaaaggaaatttCGAATGCGTGAATTGTTACAGTGGAGAAAATATTCAATGTATCGAAAACACGATAATTTCCATAATATTAAACTTGTTATATTTAatcacttatattataacatataATATTTAAACTTGTTATCGACACGTTGAATAATCTTTCATCTTAATAATTAGTGTCTTTCTACTCATCGTATctcgaattttttttaatacatcaatatttttacactaagaataGAGAAAGTATGGTTAAACCACACAATGAGCAATCTAATTTGTTATCAAATTGACATCTACAAGATTTAAATCTAATACCTCTCACCTCCAATCGTATCTCAAATTTAAACCTATCACTTTCCCATAGTGTAGAATATTGCTAGTTTTCATGGActagaaatttgaagaaaaaataaatacaaagtaaagaagaaaggaaattcCAACGTGGTGGGCTGCGACTTTGACTGAGAGCCCTCCACCCGCAGCTCCTCCACTCTCACCCCCCCAAAccttttacttttctttccttcttctccAAAACTACTGAGGCTCTGAgatttcactctctctctctctctctctaagctcTCTCTGTAAGAAGTGAGAAGCATGCTTTGCCAAACGCAATCTGCAAGTTAATCAACTGccaaagcaaaagcaaaagccaCCGAATTTTCTGGAATCCGGTCAACGCAGAGATGCTCCAGATTTTGATCGGTCAACGCCAGCTGCTTCCCCAATTGTTAGAATTGGAATTAGGGATTCGTGTATGAGCTGAGCTCAGCTCCAATGGACCCAACACTGATGACGTCCTCCGCCTCTGCTTCCGCTTTTTGGCTGATTCTGCTGTTTGGCTTCTTTCAC encodes the following:
- the LOC137718462 gene encoding protein RAE1-like; protein product: MSNFMAASNQNTNPNKSFEVTPPPNDSISSLSFSPKSNILVATSWDNQVRCWEIHQSGQNLASVPKASISHDQPVLCSTWKDDGSTVFSGGCDKQVKMWPLAGNQPVTVAMHEAPIKEIAWIPEMNYLVTGSWDKTLKYWDLRQQTPIHTQPLPERCYTLSVRYPLMVVGTADRNLIVFNLQNPQTEFKRIVSPLKYQTRCVAAFPDQQGFLVGSIEGRVGVHHLDDGLQGKNFTFKCHREGNEIYSVNSLNFHPVHHTFATAGSDGSFNFWDKDSKQRLKAMARCSQPIPCSAFNNDGSIFAYAVCYDWSKGAENHNPATAKNYIYLHVPQEAEVKGKPRINAGKR